From the genome of Triticum aestivum cultivar Chinese Spring chromosome 3B, IWGSC CS RefSeq v2.1, whole genome shotgun sequence, one region includes:
- the LOC123064451 gene encoding Bowman-Birk type bran trypsin inhibitor-like, giving the protein MKMSCIVRSILLLLSLEAALLVAAGRPSTATGTDNVGAILLPSEGKGQAGTVATRPWKCCDRAFCTKSFPPMCRCMDMVEQCAATCKKCEPATSDSSRRVCNYWYHGFPGPKCTEAEGARHEYDHQVTVAAAKKWEEEEMPWKCCDFPLCTLSYPPTCRCMDEVEQCAATCKKCDPATDSSDRVCNDWYHGFPGPMCTEAVATAKKKKAEGEEERPWKCCDMALCTRSFPPMCRCMDKVEQCASNCKSCDPASPDSSRRVCNDWYHGFPGAKCTAGGN; this is encoded by the exons ATGAAGATGAGCTGCATTGTTCGTAGCATCCTGCTGCTGCTTTCACTCGAGGCcgccctcctcgtcgccgccggccgccccTCCACGGCCACCGGCACCGACAACGTGGGCGCCATTCTCCTGCCGAGCGAAGGCAAAG GCCAAGCAGGAACGGTGGCGACCAGGCCGTGGAAGTGCTGCGACCGGGCCTTTTGCACCAAGTCATTCCCACCGATGTGCCGCTGCATGGACATGGTCGAGCAGTGTGCTGCGACCTGCAAGAAGTGCGAGCCGGCCACGTCGGACTCATCCCGCCGCGTCTGCAACTACTGGTACCATGGCTTCCCGGGGCCCAAGTGCACGGAGGCTGAAGGTGCTCGCCATGAATATGATCACCAGGTGACTGTGGCAGCAGCGAAGAAGTGGGAGGAAGAAGAGATGCCGTGGAAATGCTGCGATTTTCCTCTGTGCACCCTGTCATACCCGCCGACATGCCGCTGCATGGACGAGGTCGAGCAGTGTGCCGCGACCTGCAAGAAATGCGATCCGGCCACGGACTCATCCGACCGCGTCTGCAACGACTGGTACCATGGCTTCCCGGGGCCCATGTGCACGGAGGCTGTTGCAacagccaagaagaagaaggcggaaggagaagaggagaggccgtgGAAATGCTGCGACATGGCTCTGTGCACCAGGTCATTCCCGCCGATGTGCCGCTGCATGGACAAGGTCGAGCAGTGTGCTTCCAACTGCAAGAGCTGCGATCCGGCCAGTCCGGACTCATCTCGCCGCGTCTGCAACGACTGGTACCATGGCTTCCCGGGGGCCAAGTGCACCGCCGGCGGTAACTAG